One window of Dethiosulfovibrio salsuginis genomic DNA carries:
- a CDS encoding sensor domain-containing diguanylate cyclase: MIQPIFVDVAILGDSSLESHLTRSVLPDNVVVKFHTIDPKVLSDTSSIFSPEIAGLPDILILDSLGDLSLEDLKNSPFVKATERVVCASPKQAALLNGLLESDSEIFTHIWVKPLDLTSDRTLHFIFARLVHYVIQAKRLETCKIYLDTLINSVPDLIWFKDLKGSHLKVNRAFGQAVGKTPQQCEGRGHYYIWDIEPDEYATGEYVCLETEEEVIRRKETCLFDEMVKSKNGLRQFKTYKSPLIDFRGEMFGTVGIAKDVTDMQNLSRELEVILSSIPFATVMADEQGSVVYSNDRFCEYFGLSKKEVMGLRYEEICEKVLKTSIEELENKDMLKISATQGGKTRILRAQQQSVSDIFGNHFGYFLMCLDVTVEQELQNKIQHSANTDFLTGLYNRRYFYEKVKGRIGEGPVSVVYFDLDNFKNINDTYGHMSGDRALITMANALKKAFPQDLIARIGGDEFIVAQFAVCNLTDRKTKVNKFIERLKLEFNASPQLAALSTSAGIACTRDNKLDVDTLISLADQALYAAKAEGKSCCAVYGEN; this comes from the coding sequence ATGATACAACCGATCTTTGTTGACGTTGCCATCTTAGGAGACAGCTCCCTCGAGAGCCATTTGACCCGCTCCGTCCTTCCCGACAACGTCGTTGTGAAATTTCACACGATCGACCCCAAGGTTCTCTCAGACACAAGCTCTATCTTTTCACCGGAAATCGCCGGGCTTCCCGACATCCTTATCCTCGATTCACTTGGAGACCTTTCCTTAGAGGACCTAAAAAACTCGCCTTTCGTGAAAGCCACCGAGAGGGTCGTCTGCGCCTCCCCCAAACAGGCGGCTCTACTGAACGGTTTGCTGGAAAGTGACAGCGAGATTTTTACCCATATCTGGGTAAAACCTTTAGATTTGACCTCCGACAGAACGCTGCACTTTATATTCGCCCGACTGGTACACTACGTTATACAGGCCAAAAGGCTGGAGACCTGTAAAATATACCTCGACACGTTGATAAACAGCGTTCCCGACCTGATTTGGTTCAAAGACCTAAAAGGTTCCCATCTGAAGGTCAACAGAGCCTTCGGTCAGGCCGTAGGAAAGACCCCACAACAGTGTGAAGGCCGAGGTCACTACTATATATGGGATATCGAGCCCGACGAGTACGCCACCGGCGAGTACGTCTGCCTGGAGACCGAGGAGGAGGTCATCCGCCGAAAGGAGACCTGCCTGTTCGACGAAATGGTGAAGAGCAAGAACGGACTGCGCCAGTTTAAGACATACAAATCCCCTCTGATAGACTTTAGAGGGGAGATGTTCGGCACAGTAGGAATAGCGAAAGACGTCACCGACATGCAAAACCTGAGTCGGGAGCTGGAGGTCATACTTTCCAGCATTCCCTTTGCGACGGTTATGGCCGATGAACAGGGTTCGGTGGTCTACTCGAACGACAGGTTCTGCGAATACTTCGGCCTCTCTAAAAAAGAGGTCATGGGTTTGCGGTACGAAGAGATATGCGAAAAAGTCCTCAAAACGTCTATCGAAGAGCTTGAAAACAAAGATATGCTGAAGATATCTGCGACGCAAGGGGGAAAAACACGGATCCTTAGGGCACAGCAACAGTCGGTTAGCGACATATTCGGCAACCATTTTGGGTACTTCCTGATGTGTCTGGACGTCACCGTGGAGCAGGAGCTTCAAAATAAAATTCAGCACAGCGCGAACACCGACTTTCTCACAGGGCTCTACAACCGTCGCTATTTCTACGAGAAGGTAAAAGGCAGGATCGGCGAGGGCCCTGTCAGTGTGGTCTACTTCGATCTGGATAATTTTAAGAATATAAACGATACCTACGGACATATGTCGGGGGATCGTGCACTGATAACCATGGCGAATGCGCTGAAAAAGGCCTTTCCACAGGACCTCATAGCCCGTATAGGCGGAGATGAGTTTATAGTGGCTCAATTCGCCGTCTGCAACCTTACGGACAGGAAAACGAAAGTAAATAAGTTTATAGAGCGGCTAAAACTGGAGTTCAACGCAAGTCCTCAGTTAGCTGCCCTCTCGACCAGTGCGGGCATAGCCTGCACCAGAGATAATAAACTTGACGTCGACACTCTGATTTCACTCGCAGACCAAGCGCTTTACGCCGCCAAGGCAGAGGGAAAATCCTGCTGTGCCGTCTACGGCGAAAACTAG